The stretch of DNA GGTCGGATATAGATTTCCTACCGAAATGGGAGCTATGATAAAAGAACTTGTCGATTACTTCCCAAAAGACGTGATTTTTAGCGTGCATTGTCATAACGACTTGGGACTTGCAACAGCTAACTCTTTATATAGCGTACTAAACGGCGCAAGACAAGTGGAATGTACTATAAACGGACTTGGTGAAAGAGCAGGAAACGCCGCACTTGAAGAGATTGTAATGGCTATAAAAGTTAGACGCGATTTGTTTGAAGGAATCGATACGAGAATCAATACAAAAGAGATTTATCCGACAAGCAGACTTGTTGCGAGCGTAACGGGAATAGAGCCGCAACCGAATAAAGCGATTGTGGGTAGAAACGCTTTTGCTCATGAAAGCGGAATTCATCAAGACGGAGTGTTAAAACATAAAGAAACTTATGAAATTATGAGTGCGGAAGATATCGGGCTTGATGTGAAAGATACTATTGTTCTTGGAAAACACAGCGGACGCCATGCGTTGAAGAAAAAACTCGAGCAATTAGGATTTACCGATATCAGCGAAGAAGAATTGAACGAAATTTTTATGAAGTTTAAAAAACTTGCTGATAAGAAAAAAGAGATTTACGACGAAGATATTTTGGCTATTATCAACGAAGCAAGCGACAAAACGCCGAAAGTTTACGAACTTATATCTTTGCAACTTAGCGATTGTAGCGACGGAATGCCGAGTGCTGCTGCAAAAATTAAATTCGAAGACAAAATTTATGTAGATGCGGCAATCGGCGAGGGAACAATTGACGCGGTATTTAAAGTAATAGATAGAATCAGCGGAATAAACGGAAGACTTATGGATTATAAAGTCGAGGCGGTTACCGAAGGAAAAGACGCTCTTGCAAAAGTAATGGTAAAAGTGATTTTCGATGAGAATAAACCGGCTGTTATGGGGCACGGATTAAGTATCGATACTATGCTTGCAAGCGCAAAAGCCTATATTAACGCTCTAAACAACTACATCCACATGAAAGACCTTCTAAGCAAAAAAATCAGCTACAAAGACTCAATCTGAGTCTTTCTTATTTGATATAATTTAATTAAAAAAAAGAGGATATTAATGTTAAAAATAGCAATACTTGGTAAGCCGAACGTTGGAAAGAGCAGTTTTTTCAACAGAGTGCTTAGACAAAGAGACGCGATAGTCAGCGAAAAAGCAGGTACTACTCGCGATATAAAAAAGAGAATAGTCTCCCTTGATGACGAACTTGAGGATATTATTTTACTTGATACGGGAGGGCTTGAAGAGAGAGACGAACTTTTTGAAAAAGTAAAACAAAAAGCTCTTGATGTTGCTAAGAAAGCCGATTTGATTCTTTATATGGTGGATGCCAAAACTATCCCCGATGAAAAAGAGATAGAATACGTAAGAACTCTTCAAAGATTAAATAAACCTATGATTTTGGTTGTTAATAAAGTAGACAACGACAAATTAATGGAAAACGTCTATAATTTTTACGAACTCGGAATAGAAGAAGTTTATCCGATATCGATAGCTCACAATAGAGGAGTCGGGAAATTAATTGAAAGAATCAAAGATTATATTCCTAAAAAACCGAGAGTTATCCAAGAAGCTACCTCTATTGAAGAAGATATTCCTCTTGAAGAGCTTTTTAGCGAAGAAGACCAAAACGAAGATTTGGAAACTCTAAAAGAGATTAAAGTTGCGATAGTCGGTCGTGTAAATGTCGGGAAAAGCTCTTTACTTAACGCTCTTGTTGGAGAAGAAAGAGCGATAGTTAGTGATGTTGACGGAACGACTATCGACCCGATTGACGAGAGTATTTGGTTTGATGGCTATAATATCACTTTTATCGATACGGCCGGAATTAGAAGAAGAGGAAAAATAAAAGATATAGAAAAATACGCTCTTATGAGAACAGAAAAAGTCCTAAAAGAAGCGGATGTCGCTATTTTGGTGCTTGATAGTAAAGAAGGAATAGTCGAGCTTGACGAAAAAATCGGTGGTCTTATCCAAAAACACAAAAACGCCGTAATAATCGTCGCAAATAAATGGGATGAAGCCAAAATGGATTATAAAAAATTCGAAACCGAAGTAAGAGATAGATTCAAATTCCTTTATTACGCTCCGTTTATGGTAGTGAGTGCCAAAACGAAAAGGAATCTTGATAAATTAAAAGAAAAAATTATTTACGTATATGGCAACTATACAAAAAGAGTACCTACCTCAAAACTTAACGAATGGATAAAAGAAGCGACTCAAAGACACCATCTACCTACCGATATCAGAGGAAGAGAAATCAAAATTTACTATGCAACGCAATTCGGTATTAAACCTCCGACTATTGCGCTTGTGATGAATAAACCGAAACTTCACTTCTCATATGAGAGATATTTGATTAACTTTATTCGTTCAAAAGAAGATTTTACGGGAACGCCTATCGTTCTTATACCAAGAGAGAAAGGAAGCAAGAATGAAAAAGATTAGTATAGCGGCACTACTAATAACGGGAATTGCAAGTTTTGCGAGTGCCGATTTATTTAGTGTGAGTGCAGGTGCTGGGTATGAACAGCAAAAAATTAGCGGTTATGCGAAAAACGGAGATACTATCAACTACTTCGGTAGTGTGAGTAGTTATGGAGGAACTGTCGGATATTTAGGTTTGAAAGATGAAAATAATCCGTATGTGTGGGTAAAACTTATTCATCCGATTCCTCTACTTCCTAATATTAAATTACAATATACGAGATACGATTCAACAGGTCATAGTAACTATATCGCTGGTAACGTAAAAATCGGAAAAGTTTATATTAACGGAGCTATAATCAACGCTGACACTTCTCAAAAAATCAACTCTTACGATGTAACTTTATTTTACGAATTCAAACCGGTTTTTGCGGATTTTGAATTTGGTGCGGGTGTTGATATATGGCAAGGACATACGAAAATTTACGGAACCGAACAAAATACCGGTGTGACGAAATATTGGGTGGATAACGATTGGACGGTAATATTGCCTTATGTTTACGGAAACGTAGAAACAATGCAATTTTTCGGATTTTCGGCACTCGGTTATGTAAAATGGGCGAAAGCCGGAGATAATCACCATTATGAATATTTAGGAGCTCTTAAATATACGATTGACGTACCGGGTCCTATCAATCCTTTTGTAAAATTAGGATATAAATACAAAGAAGTATACGGAACTGACGGAGATACTACTACAAAACTTCAATATAAAGGTGCTTTTTTAGAGCTTGGCGCTAAATTTTAATTTATTTTTTTACTTAACTTATATACCTCTTTACCGATATAAAAATAAAACCGGTAAAGGGGTATAAAATGAAAAGATTATTTTTGGCTGTTTTTTTAACTGCCGGAATGTTAAAAGCTGATTTTTTTAATATCAGCGGCGGATATGGTGTAGAACAACAGATTATAGGCGGATATGTAAAAGGTTCCAAAGGTAAAAACTATTTTGGAAAAAAAAGCGTTGATTTTAATAACGATCCGTATACGGGATATTTCGGACTTAAAAACAAAACTCATCCTTACTTTTGGATTAAATTAACTCACAAAATTCCTTTTGTTCCTAATTTTAAATTCAGATACATAAAATACGAAACTACCGGGCATAGTAATTATATTGCTTCAAATGTTACTGTGTTTGGGAAAGTTAGCATAAATACTATTTTGACCGATGCGGATACTTATATGTCGATTGATGCGTATGAAGGGACTGCTTTTTATTGTATAAATACACCTATAGGTAAGAGTGAATTAGGACTTGGGGCCGATTATTGGAGAGGTACTTTTAGGATATATGATAACGTAACGAAAGAGTACAAAATAAATTATACCGGTTCTTTGATTCTTCCTTATTTGTATGGAAGTATAAATACGGTAAAATTACATGGATTTTCTTTTGTAGGAATTGCAAAAGTGGCAAAAATCGGAGATAAACATCATTACGACTTCTCCGGTGGAATAAAATATAGTATAAATTTAAAAAATATTATCGAACCTTTTGTTAAAATTGGGTATAAATACAAAGAAGCATATTATACGGATAGTAACGATAACACCACAAAACTATCCTATAAAGGTGCATTTTTAGAAATAGGAGCGAAATTTTGAGAGTAGTAAGTGGAATGAGACCTACGGGTAAACTTCATTTGGGGCATTTTATAGGTGTGCTTAAAAACTGGAAAGAGTTGCAAGAAAAATATGATTGCTTTTTTTTCGTAGCCGATTGGCATGCGTTAACGACTAAATTTGATGAAAAAATAGATTTGAGACAAAATAGCGTCGAGCTTGTAAAAGAGTGGATAGCAAGTGGTATAGACC from Caminibacter pacificus encodes:
- a CDS encoding 2-isopropylmalate synthase; protein product: MEMVKIFDTTLRDGEQSPGASMTIEEKIKVAKQLEKLRVDIIEAGFAAASPGDFEAIHNIAKEVQTSTICSLARAVEKDIKAAGEAIAPAPLKRIHTFIATSPIHMEYKLKMTPDEVIKRAVDAVKYAKTFVDDVEFSCEDAGRSEMSFLKEIISAVIEAGAKTINIPDTVGYRFPTEMGAMIKELVDYFPKDVIFSVHCHNDLGLATANSLYSVLNGARQVECTINGLGERAGNAALEEIVMAIKVRRDLFEGIDTRINTKEIYPTSRLVASVTGIEPQPNKAIVGRNAFAHESGIHQDGVLKHKETYEIMSAEDIGLDVKDTIVLGKHSGRHALKKKLEQLGFTDISEEELNEIFMKFKKLADKKKEIYDEDILAIINEASDKTPKVYELISLQLSDCSDGMPSAAAKIKFEDKIYVDAAIGEGTIDAVFKVIDRISGINGRLMDYKVEAVTEGKDALAKVMVKVIFDENKPAVMGHGLSIDTMLASAKAYINALNNYIHMKDLLSKKISYKDSI
- the der gene encoding ribosome biogenesis GTPase Der, with protein sequence MLKIAILGKPNVGKSSFFNRVLRQRDAIVSEKAGTTRDIKKRIVSLDDELEDIILLDTGGLEERDELFEKVKQKALDVAKKADLILYMVDAKTIPDEKEIEYVRTLQRLNKPMILVVNKVDNDKLMENVYNFYELGIEEVYPISIAHNRGVGKLIERIKDYIPKKPRVIQEATSIEEDIPLEELFSEEDQNEDLETLKEIKVAIVGRVNVGKSSLLNALVGEERAIVSDVDGTTIDPIDESIWFDGYNITFIDTAGIRRRGKIKDIEKYALMRTEKVLKEADVAILVLDSKEGIVELDEKIGGLIQKHKNAVIIVANKWDEAKMDYKKFETEVRDRFKFLYYAPFMVVSAKTKRNLDKLKEKIIYVYGNYTKRVPTSKLNEWIKEATQRHHLPTDIRGREIKIYYATQFGIKPPTIALVMNKPKLHFSYERYLINFIRSKEDFTGTPIVLIPREKGSKNEKD
- a CDS encoding TIGR04219 family outer membrane beta-barrel protein; protein product: MKKISIAALLITGIASFASADLFSVSAGAGYEQQKISGYAKNGDTINYFGSVSSYGGTVGYLGLKDENNPYVWVKLIHPIPLLPNIKLQYTRYDSTGHSNYIAGNVKIGKVYINGAIINADTSQKINSYDVTLFYEFKPVFADFEFGAGVDIWQGHTKIYGTEQNTGVTKYWVDNDWTVILPYVYGNVETMQFFGFSALGYVKWAKAGDNHHYEYLGALKYTIDVPGPINPFVKLGYKYKEVYGTDGDTTTKLQYKGAFLELGAKF